The following nucleotide sequence is from Nitratidesulfovibrio termitidis HI1.
CATCATCGCCTCCTTGCGCGGACATCCGCATGCCCACGGTCTGTGCGAAACCTCACGAGCGTCGCCATCTTCCAGGCCTGTGCCGCGAGGTCGCCGGGTTCGATAACACCCTGGATCATTTGATGACCCCAGTCGTTGAGGGGACTATATCGAAAATCAGCATTTTAGCAATAGTAATTATTACCAATATTAGCCCACCACATTAATCAAACAACATACTGATATTAAAAAATAAAACTCCACATTGCCGCCAGCGCCTTGTTCCTTTTTTCCCACATCTGCGCGTCTGGGCGCAATAAAGAAGAGGCCGCAACGTTTCCGCTGCGGCCTCTTCGAAATATGGTGCCGAGGAAGGGACTCGAACCCTTACAGGATTTCTCCCACTACCCCCTCAAGATAGCGTGTCTACCAATTCCACCACCTCGGCACGGGGAACGACCGTATAGCGCTGGACAAGCCGGATTGGCAAGCACTTTCTGCCGTTTTTCCGCACCTTCGGTGCCGATGCGCGCCAAACCGGCGGCGCGGCACTGCCGCAGCCGTCCTCCCGCTGCCACGGGACGCGGCGAAGCGCTGCCCTCTCCCTTCCTCCTGCGTCTCCCCCCTGAGGCCCAGGGCTGTCCGGCCCCGGCATGCGACGTCGCGCGCCTCCCTCGCGCCCTCAGCGGCTTGCGGTGGTTGCGGGTTTGCATGTACTGTCGGGCCCTGCCTTCATCCGCCGCCGCAGCGGCCCTTTCCGGCAGCCCGCACGGGCCGCCATGCCGCGGCACGGCCTGCGTTGCCGCAGCCACCCCGAACCCACATGAACAATACCCGCGCATGAACATACCCAACTTTCACCCCGCCCCACAGGCCCGGAACAGTTTCGCCCCCGCCCAGACCGCGTCCACTCAGACCCCAGCCGGCGCAGCCCCCGGCCCCGGCAGCATCCTGTGCCTGGACATCGGCAGCGGCACCCAGGACGTGCTGCTGACCATGCCCGGCCTGAACCCGGAAAACTGGCCGCGTTTCGTGCTGCCCACGCCCGCCCGCCGGGTGGCCAGGCGCATCGCCGAGCTTACCGCCGAGGGCCGTCACATCTGGCTGCACGGCGAGAACATGGGCGGCGGGTTCTTCGGCTCTGTGAAGGCCCACGTGGCCGCCGGGCTGCGCATGGCCGCCCACCCGGAAGCCGCCCTGGCCCTGCACGACAACCCGGAGCGGGTGCGCGCCTTTGGCGTGGACATTGCCGATTCCTGCCCTGCCGGGTTCGCCCCGGTACGTCTGGCCGATTACGAACCCGGCTTCTGGCGCGCCCTTCTGGATACCTGCGGCCTGCCGCAGCCGCATCTGGTGGTGGCCGCCGCGCAGGATCACGGGCACCATCCGCAGGGGTCCAACACCGTGGGCCGCTTCGAGCTGTGGCGCGACTTTCTCAGCAACTCCGCCGACGGACAGTCCGGTGACGGCCAGGCAGGCGCCAACCCGGCCAGCCTGATCTACGACGTACCGCCCCCCCAGTTCACCCGCCTGGCCACCCTGCAGCGGGCCATCGGCGGCGGTCCCGTGGCCGATACCGGCGCAGCCGCCGTACTGGGCGCGCTGGCCCTGCCCGAAGTGCAGGCCCGCAGTGCCCGCGAAGGGGTGCTGGTGGTCAACGCGGGCAACAGCCACACCATCGCCTTTCTGGTGTTCCGCCAGCGGGTATGGGGCGTGTACGAGCACCACACCGGCATGCTGACCACCGAAAGCCTGCTGCACGACCTGAACGAATTCCGCCTGTGCTGGCTGCCCGACGAACAGGTGCGGGCCGCCGGGGGCCACGGCAGCGCTTTTGCCCCGGACATCCCGCCGGAGACGGAGGGCTTTCGCCCCGCCTTCGTGCTGGGGCCCCGCCGCGAAATGCTGCGCGGGCACGGCCAGTTCATTGCCCCGCACGGCGACATGATGCTGGCGGGCTGTCACGGGTTGCTGCACGGCCTGGAACTGCGCGGCGGCGCATAGCCCCCGCGCGACAAGCTTGCCCCACCCGCAACACGCGCATTCGCAGCGCCTGCCGGGCACACGGATTTCTCGGCCAACACGGCCCGCCACGCGGGCAACCATAAAGAGGGGTGCCATGGAATTCTTCGACATCGCCGAAACCTGGAGCCGCGAGGCCATCACCGCCGCCCAGATCGTCCGCCTGCGCAACACCGTGGAGCAGGCCATGAAGTCGCCCTTCTACGGCCAGCGGCTGAAGGAGGCGGGCGTTACTCCCGGCTCCATCCGGTCGCTGGACGATGTGCGGCGCATCCCGCTTACCAGCAAGGACGACCTGCGCGCCCAGTACCCCGGCGGCCTGATCTGCGTGCCCAAGTCGGAACTGGTGCGCATGCACGCCTCCAGCGGCACCACCGGCACCCCCACCGTGGTCTATCACACCCAGGCCGACCTCAATTCCTGGGCCGACCTGATGGCCCGCTGCATGCACATGGTGGGCATCCGCCGCGAGGACGTGTTCCAGAACATGGCCGGGTACGGCCTGTTCACCGGCGGCCTCGGCATCCACTACGGCGCAGAGCGCCTGGGCTGCCTGACCATCCCCGCCGGGGCGGGCAACACCCGTCGCCAGGTCAAGCTGGTGCGCGACTTCAAGACCACCGTGGCCCACATCATCCCCTCGTATGCGCTGTATCTGGGCGCCGCCCTGCGTGACGAGGGCGAAGACCCCGCCGCCCTGCCCCTGCGCATCGCCCTCATCGGCGCAGAACCCCACACCGAGGAAGCCCGCCGCCGCATCGAGGACATGCTGGGCCTGAAGGCCTACAACTCCTACGGCCTGTCCGAGATGAACGGGCCCGGCGTGGCCTTCGAGTGCGTGCACCAGAACGGCCTGCACGTATGGGAAGACGCCTACATCGCCGAAATCATCGACCCCGTCACCGGAGAAGCCGTGCCCGACGGCGAGGTGGGCGAACTGGTCATGACCACCCTGTGCCGCCAGGGCATGCCCGTGCTGCGCTACCGCACCCGCGACCTGACCCGGTTCCTGCCCGGCGAATGTCCCTGCGGCCGCGTGCACCGCAGGCTCGACCGCATCCTGGGCCGCGCTGACGACATGCTCATCGTCAAGGGCGTGAACATCTACCCCATGCAGGTGGAGCAGGTGCTCATGGGCTTTCCCGAAGTGGGCCAGAACTACCTCATCGTGCTGGAGCGCGACGACTTCCGCGACGTGCTGCGCGTGAAGGTGGAAATCCGCGACGAATACTTCGAGGAAGACATGCGCAAGCTGCACGGCCTGCGCGAACGCATTACCCGCCGCATCCACGACGAAATCCTGGTCACCCCCAAGGTGGACCTGGTCCAGCACAACAGCCTGCCCAAAAGCGAAGGCAAGGCCCAGCGCGTGCAGGACCTGCGCGAACGCCCCGCGTTGTAAGGCTACGATACTTCTGTTGAAAGCAATGCGGGGGAGGGGGGGAAACTTTTCCAAAAGTTTCCTCCCCTCCCCCGCACCCCCACCCCTCCTTCAAAACGTTTCAATTAGGGCGCATTGATAACGGCATGGCCTGCCGGTTGCCCCGATCCCATACCTTAACAACCAAATCACCATGGACTACATTCTCGCCACCCTGTGCATCATCGTGCTGTTCGGCATGATCGGCCTCAACGTGTTCGGGCTGCCGGGCAACTGGCTGGCCGTGGGCGTACTGGCGCTGTGGAAGCTGCTGGCTCCCGCCGCGCCGGGCATGGACACGTGGTTTTTCGTCACGGTCATCGGAGCGGCCGCCGTGGGCGAGGTGCTGGAATTCGGCGTGCAGCTGCTGGGCGGCAAGCGGTACGGCTCCACCGGTCGGGGCAACCTGGGTGGCATTCTGGGGGCCATCGCCGGGGCCATTCTGGGGGCACCCTTCCTGTTCGGCCTGGGCGCGCTGCCCGGCGCGCTGGCCGGGGCGTGGTTCGGCTGCTACCTTGCGGAACTGAGCCACGGTCGCCCGCGCGATGCGGCCCGGCAGGCCGCCTGGGGCGCGTTCGTCGGCAAGTTTCTGGGGCTGTCGCTCAAGTTCGCCGCCGGGGCCGTGGTTGCGGTCATGGGCTCGGGGCAGGTCTGGCCCGCGTAGCCCCCTTTGCTCAACGGGCCAAATATAAAGTTTGAAGAGGGGAATGGGGGTTTGGGGGAAAGGGGGATAAACTTTGCGGAAGCCGTTAGGCGAGCGCGAAGATCGACCCAAAGGGCGCGAAGCGTGGCCGTTGGCGAGCTTTCGAGCCGTACGGCCATCGTACGCAACGCGCGAGGCTTACGGATGGCGACCGCAACGCGCAAAGTTTCTCCCCTTTCCCCCAAATTCTCCCCTATCCTGTCTTTCCCAACCCAACCTTCTTCCCCAAACAAAAATGCTGCACAACCTGACGGTGGTACTGGTAAAGACCCGGTTTCCGGAAAACGTGGGCATGGTGGCCCGGGCGTGCGCCAACATGGGCGCGCGCGACATCGTGCTGGTGGACCCGGAACGCTGGAGCGAAGACGCAGGCGACCCGGCCAAGGCGGTGCCGCTGGCCACGCCCAAGGGGCAGGACATCCTGTCCGGGGTGCGCGTGGTGGCCACGCTGGCCGAGGCGGTGGCCGACTGCGCGGTGGTGTTCGGCACCACGGCGCGCACGGGCGGCTGGCGGCGCGAACTGCTTTCGCCGGAGCGCGCGGCGGCAGAGGCCTGCCCGGTGCTGGCCGGGGGCGACCGGGTAGCCGTGGTGTTCGGCCCGGAAGACCGGGGGCTGACCAATGACGAAATCGAACACTGCCACCGCCTGCTGACCATCCCCACTGCGCCGGAGGCCTCGTCGCTGAACCTGGCCCAGGCGGTGCTGGTGGTGCTGTACGAATGCCTGAAGGGCGCATCGGCGCATCCCTTCCGCCCCGGTCCGGCCCCGGATTCGCGCCTGGCCAACCATGCGGAACTGGAACTGCTGCACGACACCCTGCGCGACACCCTGCTGGCCATCGACTACCTGCGCGCCGACAATCCGGACTACTTCATGATGCCGGTCCGCCGCTTTCTGGGCCGCACCCGGTTGCGCCGCCACGAATTCGACCTGGTCATGGGCGTGTGCCGCCAGGTGAAGCGCATGGCCACCCTGGCCCACACGCACCTCGCCACGAAAGGCCCCGCCCTGGACGATACCGGCGCCACGAGCTGACCCTGCCGCCAAGGCACCCTTCCGGCGCTCTGCGCATTCCTCTTTTCAGACACGCCCCACATAACGGCCCGGCACCCCACCGGGCCGTTGTGCGTTGGTTCGATACCGTACATAGCCGCCCTACCCTGGCTCGCGGCACCGCATCACTGCGTGTTTACCCTTTAATTCAAGTATATTGAAAGCTCACTCAAATATCCACGTACGCAAAAATCGATTGACCTCTTGTGAAAAATGGTGCAACCCCCCATCGGAGAAGTGGGGCCTTACGTACCTATGGGGGACCGTCAACGGGAGGCGACGACAATGCGGCTAGACACACTCAGGATTACCACCAAGATGTATTCCGGAGTCATCGTGGTGGTGTTGTGCACCATCGTGTTTCTGTCCGGCCTGGTGGCCTGGCGCACCCAGGGCACGCTGGACAGGCTGGGGCACGACAATCTTGCCGGGTTCATGGACACCATGTGCGACGTGGCCGCCATGCAGGACCGCATTGGCGGCGAAGCCCTGCACAACAGCCTGGAAGCGCTGGCCACCTCGTTGCTGGGCCAGGGCGAACTGCACGTCAGCATGTCCAACGCCGCCACGCATACGGTGGCGGACCAGACCACCGGGGCCACATCCAGCGTAGCCGTGCCGGACTTCGAACTGAGCAGTGACGGCATGCCCCTGCCCTTCTCTCCCAACGCGCTGGTCGAGCGGCACAAGCGCACCGTGGGTTCGGACGCCACGCTGTTCTCGCTGCTGCCCGGCAAGTTGCTGCGCGTGGCCACCACCATCACCGATGCCCAGGGCAAGCGCGCCATCGACACCTACATTTCCGATTCCAGCCCGGTGTACAAGGCCATTGCCGCAGGCAACGACTACACGGGCCGGGCCACGGTGATGGGCAAGGCCTTCCGCACCCATTACCGCCCCATAAAGGACGCCTACGGCAAGATCGTCGGCGCGCTGTTCGTGGGCGAGCCCCTGCTTTCCGAATCCTTCCGCACCTTGTTCGGCCAGGCCAAGGTGGGTGGGCGCGGCTACACCTTCATTTTCACCCCGGACGGCACCCGCGTGCTGCACCCCACCCGCACCGGCACCAACATTCAGCAGGACGCCTACGGCAGGCAGATGATGGAAACCCGCAACGGGTTCCTGGAATGGGAATACCAGGGCCACAAGGTGGGCTACGTGCGCTATTTCGAGCCGTGGGACATGTATCTGGCCGTGGCCATGACCCGCGACGAGATGTTGCAGGGTGCGGATACCGACATGCTGCGCTGGACGGCGGGCGGCGGCGTGGCCGCGCTGGCGCTGGCGGTGCTGTTCGTGTGGCTGCTGGTGCGCGAACTGATGAAACCCATGGGGCAGCTGGCCGCCTATGCCCGCACCGTGGCGGCGGGCGATTTCTCGGCCACCATGCGCTACGCGGCGCGCGACGCCGTGGGCGACACCATTGCCGCCGTCAACGCCATGGTTGCGGAAATGAAGAACAAGCTCGGCTTCACCCAGGGCGTCCTGAACGGCATGACCATGCCCTTTGCCATCAGCGCGCCGGACGAGAAGGTGCTGTTCACCAATGACGCGCTGGTGCACCTGCTGGAGCGGCCCGGCACCCCCGGGGACTGGGAGGGCAAGCAGCTGGACCGCTTCGTGTACGGCCGCGACGTTGACGACATGGCCACCCGCCGCTGCCTGAAGAACGGCAGCGCCGAATGCAACCTGAGCGTGGACCTGACCACGGAGACCGGCAAGACAGTGCACGCCCAGGTGGACGTGGCCCCGCTGTACGACCTTGACGGCACGCTCATCGGGGCTTTCACCATTTACGCCGACGTCACCGACCTGCGCACCCAGCAGACCCGCACCGAGGCCCAGCACGCCGCCATCACCCGCGTGGCGGAACAGGCCGACGCCATAGCCCGCCAGGTGGCCACCGCCGCGGACGAACTGGCTACCCAGGTGCAGGACGCCAACGGCGGCGCCGACAGGCAGCGCGCCCGCGCCTCAGAGACGGCCACCGCCATGGAACAGATGAACGCCAGCATGCTGGAAGTGGCCCACAATGCCTCGCAGGCGGCGGCCAATGCCGAGGGCGCACGGGCCAAGGCCGACGAGGGCGAACACCTGGTGGCCGACGTGGTGCAGGCCATCACCGGGGTGCGCGATCTGGCCGTGGACCTGCGTTCCAACATGGAAGGGCTGGGTCGCCAGGCCGAGGACATCGGCCGGGTGATGCAGGTCATCGAGGACATCGCCGACCAGACAAACCTGCTGGCGCTGAACGCCGCCATCGAGGCGGCCCGCGCCGGTGACGCCGGGCGCGGATTTGCCGTGGTGGCCGACGAGGTACGCAAGCTGGCCGAAAAGACCATGGGCGCCACCCGCGAGGTGGGCCAGGCCATCGCCTCCATCCAGTCCGGCGCGCGCGACAACGTGCAGGCCACGGCTGCCGCAGTGGAGGCGGTGATGCGTTCCACCGAGCTCACCGAAAAATCCGGCGGTGCCCTGAAGGAAATCGTGGCCATGGTGGACCAGACCGCCGACCAGGTACGCTCCATCGCCACTGCGTCGGAAGAACAGTCCGCCGCCAGCGAACAGATCAGCCGGTCCACCGAAGAGGTGAACATGATCGCGCAGGACACCGCGCAGATCATGTCCCGCTCGGCCACGGCAGTGAACGATCTCGCCGGGCTGGCGGGCGACCTGCGCCGCCTGACCGCCGAAATGCGCGCCTGATCACGAAAGGGAGCAGGCTCGCGAACATGCCCCCGACGGGGGACATGCACGGGGAGCAGGCACAGGCATTGCCGATTCCAGCGCCGGAGCTTCAGGCCCCGGCGTTTTTTCCTGGCGACACCGTTTCGTCACGCAAGCATGCCATTTTGCCAAAAAACCAAATGGAGGCCGCCATGCATGCCGTCCGAGTCCTGTTCCTTTGCGTGCACAATTCCGCCCGCAGCCAGATGGCCGAAGCCTTTCTGCGCAAGCACGGGGGCGAGGCCTTTCTGGCGGAAAGCGCGGGGCTGGAACCCGGCCCCCTCAATCCGCTGGCCGTGCAGGCCATGCAGGAAGTGGGCATCGACATCTCGAACGCCACGGCCCGCTCGGTGTTCGAGCTGTTTCGCCAAGGCCGCATGTACGACCATGTGGTCACCGTGTGTGCAGAGGGTGAATCGCAGTGCCCCCTGTTTCCCGGCGCAGTACGCCGCCATCACTGGCCCTTTGACGACCCTGCCGCGCTCGTCGGTGATGAAGAGCAGCGCATGAAGGCCGCCCGCATCATACGCGACGCCATCGAAGCGCGGGTGAAGGAATTCGTGGCATCGCTGCCCCCCACGCCTCATTCCCAGGCCTGATTCCGTCCAGCCTTCACAACGTCGGGGCGCGCCCAACGACAGCCTGCCCCAGCCGTGGACGCTGGAACCGTGTACGCAACATGAAAGGGGGACGCCGCATGGCGCCCCCCTTTCCTGCTGTTTCCTTCCGCCACGCGGTGGGCGGAACGCGTTTTCTCTAAGCCTCGCCGTTGCTTCCGTTGGTGGCCGCACCGCCAATCTGGCCCAGCAGGCGCTCGCCCGCCGGGGTGTCCAGCATATCGCGCAGGGCGTGCACCACGTTCACGTCGTAGCTGTCGGTCTGGCTTTCCAGGGCGTCCAGCACCTTTTCCAGCGGCAGGGCCGGACGGTACGAACGGGGCCGCAGCATGGCGCAGAAGGCGTTGGACACGGCCAGGATGCGGGCGTGGGCGGATATCTGCTCGCCGGAAAGGCCCTCCGGATAGCCCTTGCCGTCCTGCCGTTCGTTCATCTGGATGATGGCGGGCAGTACCGGCAGATCGAATTCGATGGAGGACAGCACGTCGCGCGCGTATTCCACGTGGCGCTCCATCTCCTGCTTTTCCTGCGCCGTGAGCTTGCCGGGCTTGTTCAGGATGTCGCGCGGCACGAACATCTTGCCCACCTGCGAGAGGTTGGCCGCCGCTTCCACCGTGGCCACGTCGCGCTCGCCAAGGCCCATGGCCCGCGCGGTCAGGCTGGCCGCAATGCCCATCAGCCGCGAATGGCCCGCCAGATACGGGTCGGTCTGCTCGATGGCCCGCACCAGCGCGTCGATGGTCTGCTGCACCACCCGGCGGTTGCGTTCCTGCGCCTCGACCAGTTCGGTGATGTCGTGGAACACCGAAACCACGCCGCGCACCTGCCTGCCGTCGGGGCCGAACAGCGGGGCCTTGACGATCTGGAAGTGCCGCTTGCGCGATTGCAGGTACACCACCTCGTTCACCGTGGCCGGGTCGCCGCCCATGAGCACCTGGGCGTCGGGCGCGGTGATGCGCCGCGCGGTGTCGAAGCCGAACACCGCCTGCATGTCCATGCCCAGCAGTTCTTCGAGGCTGCGCCCCACGGCACGGGCAAAGGCCCGGTTGACGTACTGGAACACGCTCTGGTCGTCGGTAAGCGAGACGGGGTGCGTCATGGCCGAGTTGATGCCGTCGAGAAGCTGCTTCTGGTCGTCGATGACCTCAAACAGCGCCTTGAAGTCACGGGCGATCTCCCGCTGCTCGCGCCCCACCAGCCACCACCACAGCGAGGCCAGCATGACCACCAGCAACAGGGTGCACAGCACGGCCAGCCCCACCACGGTGCGCTCGCGCTCGGCCAGGCGGGCCAGTGCGAGATCGGCGGGAATTTCCTCCACGGTCCACCATTCGAGGTTGGGCACCTTGCGCCCGGTGGAGTACACTTGGGTGCCGCTGTCCACGGATGCGCGCCGCATGAAGGGCAGGTCGCCGGTTTCGGCAAAGGCGGGCGCGGGCACGTTCTTCAGCCCTTCCTGGGCCGAAGGGGCGATTTCCTCGAAACCGTGCGGAGTGCGCTGCACCAGACGCGACACCTGCCCCTTCTCCACCAGCGGCGAGGCAGCCAGAAACTCGCCCACCTTGCCGGAGATGATCTTGGACAGCATCAGCACCGCCACGGGCCGCGCGCCGGTGGCCGCCTCGAACTGGGGCGGCAGGATGGGCATGAACAGGTCCAGCACCAGCCCGGTCTGGGTGGAGCGGGCGTGCGAGAAGAGCATCCTGCCCGTTTCCAGCACGGTGCGGATGGCGGCCTGCTGGTCTTCGTTCAACGGCACGGGGGTGGCGTCGGTGGAAATGTAGGTCTGGGCGCGGGTGTTCACGATACGCCCGGACACGAAGTCGGAATAGGTCACGAACTCGCGCAACAGATTGCGCATCAGCGGCAGTTGCGCGGCCAGTTGCGAGATGTCGTCATCACCCTGGGGGGCGTCCGGCTTGCCGCCGCTCTTGCCGGGCTGGGTGCTGCCCGCGTCCTGACCTGGCCCCTGACCTGGCCCCTGACCTGGCCCCTGACCTGGCCCCTGACCTGGCTTATTCAGCAGCAGGCCCACGTCGCCTTCCAGCTGATTCACTTCCGAAGCGAACAGCCGGAACAGGTCGGCATTGATCAGCCGTGCGCCCTGTTCGGTCATGGAATCCAGCCACAAGGTCACGGATTCCACGCGGGCCAGCGTGAGCACGGACTGGCGCTGGGCAATGTCCGCCTCCAGCTTGTGCCGTGCGTCGGAGATGTTCCAGTAGGCGCCCACCGTGGCGGCTGCCACGGTAACCCCAAGCACCACGATGCCGAACCACAGAAGCCGCGAGCGGCCGGCTGGTCTGTCGCGGTCCGGCGTGCCTGTCGATGCGCTGTTCTCTGCCATGGGTCCTCCGCGGTCTAGAGCGAATTTTCAATCGGGGCGGGCGACGCATTTCGCGCCACCTGGGATTTTCGACAGACGTTTTCAATGCTGAAGCACTCCAGGGAGTGTTTCCAAAATACGGCGAAAGGACAATTCGGGACTGCCCTACTGCATTCTTCGGGTGCCCGGGCCACCTCTGGTCGGAATATGCGCCCACCGGTATTGTTCGTTTATGGAGTACTGCGGCACGTAGTGCCCGTAACGCTTGTGCGACAGCACCACGTTGGACAGGTTGTCCAGCACGTAGGCGTCGCCACCCGTGTATACCACCAGAATGGCATGGGCCAACCGGCGGATGGAATCCAGCAGAATGACGATGCGCATGTCCGAAGCGGGCACGCCAAGCTGCTTCAGGGCGAAATACTTGGTTATGGCGTAGTCTTCGCAGTCACCCGACTTGCGCAGGAACTCGATGGGCGCCGCCCAGTAGTCCACCACGCCCCATACTTCGCTGTCCAGCCGGTAGGGCCACTGGTTGAACAGGGAATTCACGTTGCGCAGCTTGTCCATGGTGGACAGGTCACGCCATTCGGCCTTCAGGGCGCCCCACAGGGCGTTGCGCCCGCCCAGTGCCCGTTCCGGAATCAGCCCCGGCGTCTTGCGGTCCACGTTCAGCACCCGGTCCCACTTGGGCAGATTCTTCAGCGGCCCCCGGAATTCTATGGTGTTGAACAGCCGGATGCCGCGCGACGCCGACGATGTGCCCTGCCGGGGTTCGGCGGCCTGGGCGGATTCTGCCGCCTGTCCGGCCTGTCCGGCCTGTCCCGCCTGTCCCGCCTGTCTCGCCTGCCCGGCCTGTCTGGCTTGTCTGGCCTGTTCCGCCTGGGCCACCAGGGGCGCATCGGGCAGACCCACCGGAGCCGTTTCCGCAGTCTCCGTGTCCGCCGTTTCCGCCGTTTCCGCCGTGTCCGCCGTGTCCACAGCCACCGGGGGCGTTCCCTTTCCGTCGGCGGCATCGGCTCCGTCCACCTTCGGGGTTAGCGGAAGCTCGTCGGGCCTGTCCCCCACTTCGGCCACATCCGCCACATCGGCCACATCCGCCACATCGGGCCTGTCGGGCCTGTCGGGCGTATCGGCAACAATGCGCGTTGCCTGTACGGCCGTGTCCGCACGGGCTCCGTCCCGTGCCGGTTCGACGGCATCCCGGGTGGCCTCTGTCACCGCACCGCGCACCTCACGAGTGGCGGGCACCTCGGGAGTAACGGGCGCACCGGCGCGTGCGGCGGTATCCTCATTCTTCGCCTGCATCGGTGCGGCCTTGGGGGATGCGCCCCCCGCCATGGCCGCGTCGGGCTGTGCTGCGCCCCACGGTCCAACGCCCGCCGCCAGGCTCAAAAAACAGACGACAAGCAGGGCAAGCACCGGCAACGTCCGCAGGCGGCGTCCCAAAAGGAACCATGCCGGGCCATCTGCGCCGGGCTTGCAGGGGACGCGGGGCCTGCGGCGCGCGCACGCCCCCCCGGCCCCGCCCGCCGCAACCGGCGGACCGGGATGATGCGGCGCGTTGCCCGCGCCGTTTCCCTCATCCCTGGCCCATTGCCGCATCAACGCTCCCGCAGGGCATTCTGCTGCGCCTTCAGGATGGGCTTC
It contains:
- a CDS encoding methyl-accepting chemotaxis protein codes for the protein MRLDTLRITTKMYSGVIVVVLCTIVFLSGLVAWRTQGTLDRLGHDNLAGFMDTMCDVAAMQDRIGGEALHNSLEALATSLLGQGELHVSMSNAATHTVADQTTGATSSVAVPDFELSSDGMPLPFSPNALVERHKRTVGSDATLFSLLPGKLLRVATTITDAQGKRAIDTYISDSSPVYKAIAAGNDYTGRATVMGKAFRTHYRPIKDAYGKIVGALFVGEPLLSESFRTLFGQAKVGGRGYTFIFTPDGTRVLHPTRTGTNIQQDAYGRQMMETRNGFLEWEYQGHKVGYVRYFEPWDMYLAVAMTRDEMLQGADTDMLRWTAGGGVAALALAVLFVWLLVRELMKPMGQLAAYARTVAAGDFSATMRYAARDAVGDTIAAVNAMVAEMKNKLGFTQGVLNGMTMPFAISAPDEKVLFTNDALVHLLERPGTPGDWEGKQLDRFVYGRDVDDMATRRCLKNGSAECNLSVDLTTETGKTVHAQVDVAPLYDLDGTLIGAFTIYADVTDLRTQQTRTEAQHAAITRVAEQADAIARQVATAADELATQVQDANGGADRQRARASETATAMEQMNASMLEVAHNASQAAANAEGARAKADEGEHLVADVVQAITGVRDLAVDLRSNMEGLGRQAEDIGRVMQVIEDIADQTNLLALNAAIEAARAGDAGRGFAVVADEVRKLAEKTMGATREVGQAIASIQSGARDNVQATAAAVEAVMRSTELTEKSGGALKEIVAMVDQTADQVRSIATASEEQSAASEQISRSTEEVNMIAQDTAQIMSRSATAVNDLAGLAGDLRRLTAEMRA
- a CDS encoding HD domain-containing phosphohydrolase, which translates into the protein MAENSASTGTPDRDRPAGRSRLLWFGIVVLGVTVAAATVGAYWNISDARHKLEADIAQRQSVLTLARVESVTLWLDSMTEQGARLINADLFRLFASEVNQLEGDVGLLLNKPGQGPGQGPGQGPGQGPGQDAGSTQPGKSGGKPDAPQGDDDISQLAAQLPLMRNLLREFVTYSDFVSGRIVNTRAQTYISTDATPVPLNEDQQAAIRTVLETGRMLFSHARSTQTGLVLDLFMPILPPQFEAATGARPVAVLMLSKIISGKVGEFLAASPLVEKGQVSRLVQRTPHGFEEIAPSAQEGLKNVPAPAFAETGDLPFMRRASVDSGTQVYSTGRKVPNLEWWTVEEIPADLALARLAERERTVVGLAVLCTLLLVVMLASLWWWLVGREQREIARDFKALFEVIDDQKQLLDGINSAMTHPVSLTDDQSVFQYVNRAFARAVGRSLEELLGMDMQAVFGFDTARRITAPDAQVLMGGDPATVNEVVYLQSRKRHFQIVKAPLFGPDGRQVRGVVSVFHDITELVEAQERNRRVVQQTIDALVRAIEQTDPYLAGHSRLMGIAASLTARAMGLGERDVATVEAAANLSQVGKMFVPRDILNKPGKLTAQEKQEMERHVEYARDVLSSIEFDLPVLPAIIQMNERQDGKGYPEGLSGEQISAHARILAVSNAFCAMLRPRSYRPALPLEKVLDALESQTDSYDVNVVHALRDMLDTPAGERLLGQIGGAATNGSNGEA
- a CDS encoding phenylacetate--CoA ligase family protein, giving the protein MEFFDIAETWSREAITAAQIVRLRNTVEQAMKSPFYGQRLKEAGVTPGSIRSLDDVRRIPLTSKDDLRAQYPGGLICVPKSELVRMHASSGTTGTPTVVYHTQADLNSWADLMARCMHMVGIRREDVFQNMAGYGLFTGGLGIHYGAERLGCLTIPAGAGNTRRQVKLVRDFKTTVAHIIPSYALYLGAALRDEGEDPAALPLRIALIGAEPHTEEARRRIEDMLGLKAYNSYGLSEMNGPGVAFECVHQNGLHVWEDAYIAEIIDPVTGEAVPDGEVGELVMTTLCRQGMPVLRYRTRDLTRFLPGECPCGRVHRRLDRILGRADDMLIVKGVNIYPMQVEQVLMGFPEVGQNYLIVLERDDFRDVLRVKVEIRDEYFEEDMRKLHGLRERITRRIHDEILVTPKVDLVQHNSLPKSEGKAQRVQDLRERPAL
- a CDS encoding DUF1786 domain-containing protein, which encodes MNIPNFHPAPQARNSFAPAQTASTQTPAGAAPGPGSILCLDIGSGTQDVLLTMPGLNPENWPRFVLPTPARRVARRIAELTAEGRHIWLHGENMGGGFFGSVKAHVAAGLRMAAHPEAALALHDNPERVRAFGVDIADSCPAGFAPVRLADYEPGFWRALLDTCGLPQPHLVVAAAQDHGHHPQGSNTVGRFELWRDFLSNSADGQSGDGQAGANPASLIYDVPPPQFTRLATLQRAIGGGPVADTGAAAVLGALALPEVQARSAREGVLVVNAGNSHTIAFLVFRQRVWGVYEHHTGMLTTESLLHDLNEFRLCWLPDEQVRAAGGHGSAFAPDIPPETEGFRPAFVLGPRREMLRGHGQFIAPHGDMMLAGCHGLLHGLELRGGA
- a CDS encoding arsenate reductase ArsC, producing MHAVRVLFLCVHNSARSQMAEAFLRKHGGEAFLAESAGLEPGPLNPLAVQAMQEVGIDISNATARSVFELFRQGRMYDHVVTVCAEGESQCPLFPGAVRRHHWPFDDPAALVGDEEQRMKAARIIRDAIEARVKEFVASLPPTPHSQA
- a CDS encoding DUF456 domain-containing protein, with translation MDYILATLCIIVLFGMIGLNVFGLPGNWLAVGVLALWKLLAPAAPGMDTWFFVTVIGAAAVGEVLEFGVQLLGGKRYGSTGRGNLGGILGAIAGAILGAPFLFGLGALPGALAGAWFGCYLAELSHGRPRDAARQAAWGAFVGKFLGLSLKFAAGAVVAVMGSGQVWPA
- a CDS encoding RNA methyltransferase: MLHNLTVVLVKTRFPENVGMVARACANMGARDIVLVDPERWSEDAGDPAKAVPLATPKGQDILSGVRVVATLAEAVADCAVVFGTTARTGGWRRELLSPERAAAEACPVLAGGDRVAVVFGPEDRGLTNDEIEHCHRLLTIPTAPEASSLNLAQAVLVVLYECLKGASAHPFRPGPAPDSRLANHAELELLHDTLRDTLLAIDYLRADNPDYFMMPVRRFLGRTRLRRHEFDLVMGVCRQVKRMATLAHTHLATKGPALDDTGATS